The Raphanus sativus cultivar WK10039 chromosome 2, ASM80110v3, whole genome shotgun sequence DNA segment TCTTATACCAATATAAGTTGATGGTTTTTAAGTCTGAATTATTCAAAACTAATATTGCATTTGTtaattggtaaaaaaaaaaggtttggcCTCCTGTTGGCAAGAAGAAGTTTGAGACTCTCTCTTACCTTCCTGACTTTACCGATGTTGAAATAGCTAAGGAAGTTGACTACCTTATCCGCAACAAATGGATTCCATGTATTGAATTCGAGTTGGAggtaaaaaattgaaaatctgtttatatatatatatctggaATAAGTATATCTTGTAAATAATACTATGTTATAGATAATCTCCATTTGAAACTTGTAACCATCTCAAATTATTCTCAGATATCCTacgcagattttttttttttgtagaaaatgaaataaaggAGTCTCTATTTATGGTTTGTATAATTTGTTATGTAGCACGGTTTTGTGTACCGTGAGCACGGAAATATCCCTGGATACTATGATGGGCGATACTGGACAATGTGGAAGCTTCCATTGTTTGGATGCACTGACTCATCTCAAGTGTTAAAGGAAGTGCAAGAGTGCAAGAAAGGGTACCCCAACGCCTTCATTAGGATCATCGGATTCGATAACAACCGTCAAGTTCAGTGTGTCAGTTTCATCGCCTACAAGCCACTAAGCGTCTCCGATGCTTAATGTCACACTTTTGAATCTTTGTGTAAACAACAAAACTTTATCCTTCTACACCTTTGATTCTATCATCTGTTTTCTATATAatcttatcttttgttttaatttcgGACTTAGCGTTTGTGTTCAGGTTTGCAAGACATTTTCTATCGGGTCCTCAAATGTCTGAtgaataaatatgatttttctataaatcattgattttgaatttgcatataagaaaaacaaatgataATTACTCAAACATGAAATTTACAAAGTCAAagtatattttatcttttaattttcatCATTAAAGTTAGATACCAAAGTGATTTTACTGAAattaagtaattataaaattaggTTCACGTTAAAGTTTTTTGTGTAAAAACATTTTCTAAAACAATATCTTGAAGTAAAAGATGGACCCACTGAAAATCTATGATGGAAACATGAGTGGACATGAATTCTTTAAGATACACATTTCTTATTCTGGCATTCatctttaaatattttccaaCCAAATGACGTATGAACATATTCACATAATCATGTTGTTGGAACTATGTCGagtaaatttgtaattttatgtcATTTTCtagttttgaatatataatatgtgtagaAAATTAAGTTTAttactatttaaatattttttaagtaaATATCTTATAAACATAATGtgttatgaaaaatatttttagaaagtaaatgatttatttttaccataataaattaacattttattttcaaaataattttagtcGTAGTTGAATAGATAAGTACTTTTTCATGTGTTTTCTTATGTTAGTTAGACATGGTGGAGAATTGACCAAACAAAATCAAATTGAGATAGATCGAAAAAGCCAATTAACCaacataatttatcaaaaaaatagtCCACCAAATCTAACTTCTTACTTTAGTTTTTCCACAAACAAAGAGTTTGCATGTATAACACTTTTAGACTATCTCTAATGGCCCTCATTTTGagtaaaaacatcaaaaatgaTGGAACATTCTCTAAGGTGTatcattttaaaagaaaaaaatgaaaatatgaataatatCAACCAAAGAGAATGTTACACTTCATCCACATATCGGCTTCTACTCGATATGCATTCTCTATGGGGGCTAGCCTCAGACGGTTCATTTTGAAGTGAAGCAAGTGATTGATtgagttcttcttcttctaaagtTGGTTAATTTTTACCGCCTCCTCGGCGTCTCTAGTAGCCAATGCTAGTTGTTGCTTAATCGTCTCAACCTCCTTAAGAGATATATCTCTTTCTCTAATTTCTCTACCAGTGACACTCTCCAAAGAATTAAACTTATCTCCCAGCCTCCAGCTCTCTCTCGGTAGCGTAGGTGTGCTCCATTGCTTTTCGCAAGGCTGAATCCTTCCCTGCTGAATCTGATTCATACTCCATCACCATGTAATTGGTGTGAGCTGCATACTGCCAACTAAATATTAAGGTAGGAAAGTTCAGCAAATTTTTTGACGACATGAACAGAAGATGCCAAGACTAGGGAGTGCTTACCCCGAAACCGGTAGGAGACTCATCCAAATATGCTTCAGGGTTCACTATATCAGACACAGCCAGCATATCTCTCATGTTAATTTGACATGCCGAAATAGCTCCACACATTCCTCTCTGTTGTTCACAAATGGAAGATTAATGGAGTAGGAATATGAAATGGTATGAAGAGGTAAGGGAGATGCAAGAGGATCAGATGAGGGCACTCTAGGAAGAATGAATGATGGCACTGTGGGAGGAATAGATGAGGGCATTGCAGGAAGAACATACTAAGGCACTGTAAGAGGAATGGATGAAGGCGCTGCAAGAGGAATGAACATCTCAGCATTAAAGCCTTGTGGTAGGCACCTCGGTGTTCCCGAGAATTCTCGGTCGATTCAAGTAGGATTTTCCAGTTCCAAAGGTAGAACGACGTCTTTGGCCACCTGTCCAGTAACATCTTGTTCCCTCTCTATGGGAGCTATCTGGGCTGAAGATGTGTGATTCGTTTCCATATTTCTTTTGAAGCCTCTTGAGTTCTCTTTATTCTTCTGAATTAGTGGCAGATCTTCGGAAAAGAGAACCTCATCAACGGCATCCTTTTCAGCCTGCTCTTGGTCCATGTTACAATAATCGCAAATGGAGTTTTGGTACTCTCATCACAAACCTCGGCAATAGCCTTCTTGGCGATAGTTTGAGGATCATCTGGGACCATTACTACTGTTACCTTAGTTGATCTCATTCCCCTTGtgtttttggtgttttcaatCAAGCACAAGATCTGGGACGACCATAGCCTATCATGAATAAAATGGAGGGGTCAGTAAGTAGCAAGCAGCCAAACCgtgattaaaagaaaagaacCAGACTTCGACGTATGCGGAAGAAACTCTCTTTAATCACCAGTCTGTTGATATTCTTCCAAGACACGAGACTACATCTTTCTATCTCACCACGTTGTCCAAAAAATATTCGGGATATGCTTTGTCCTCAGGgtgaaaaactaaaaaaaagagaaatgagAATTCAAGTCAAAACAATGAGAGAAATTGACATTACTATGGAAAATTGGATTCTTACTAGGGATTGGGTTCTATAGCACCCTGAGATTCGTCGGCGGTTCTTCAAAAGCCGCCCAATTTGTTTTGACATAGAAATAGAACCGCTGCCAGTCATGAGTCTTTCTTTACTGGATGATCAGTGATAACATTCACCTTAGGTTTCATCTTTAAACTGACATACCCGGTCTTCAACATTTGTTGGTGAAAAGCAAATCAAAGACAAGGAGAGCGCATATTCTTCACTACAGAAAACCGGATTGAAGAAAAGATAGAGAGAAAAAACTTGAAGAAAGAGAATATCACTAAGTTTccgaagaaagaaaaatgaGGCAGAAGAAAAGGttctttaatatttataatgaaTGACATTTCAAACGAGGAAACACCATCATTAGATTCCCGTGATTTGTTCGCCACTGGAAatggttttcatatttattcATAACCATGAGAATGATTATTGAAAACCGGAGAAACACCGAGGCCAACTCCTTGCTTCCACAtgcatcctccaagttgcttaTTCTTAGAACCTATTATAATAACTTCATTGAGAACTAATGAAACTTATTGTTAGAGATGGATTGCATTCCTCAATATGCCCAAGTAAATCTCAGTCTATTGTCTCAAAGTCAGTTAAGGTTATATGCCCACTTAAGGGTATAAAGAGAAGACATGTTGAAGATATAAGGAGACGAGCTGAATTTAGGAAGGGGATTCACAATCGCTTAGGAGACACGTCACAAAAGTTAAGATTTGTTTATTCTTGTTCTTACCGAGTTATCCTAATTTACATCGCAAACTACTCAATTCTCTTTATATTCATGTCGTGATCATCAATAAACATATTTCAAACAAACCCACCTCGAATTTGTATATTGCAATGAATTGAGATTAAACAATCTTCTGTTTTCAATTTGGATTAATATCTAGTGAGTGATTGTATAACTTTTTAATTCATTTGTGTTTAGTGGTTGTGACATATACATATCTTATTTCATCTGTATGTTTAGAAGTTTactatcaatatattttatggaaaaaggaaaaagaaaaaaaaataatctacaCTTTCactaaaatctttttatttcttgaTTTACATCAATATATtctgttttctttatataaaacataaatgtatagatatatttattattttttctttctttttcttttctttttcttttctttttctaacttttcatttttcttttctctcataATTACATGTTATTTCTACTAATATTAcacttaacattttaccaatCAGACCCAATGAGAATTAACCACATGTCTATGTATCTTTGTTTCttagaaatattaaatttatcttttagGGAAGATTTTCTCCCTTAAATAACTCTATTTAGTTGACCAAAAAGAGACTTAAATCCTTTAATGCAATTCTCCAAgtcataagaaaataataatataactaaaagtaTAACCAAAGTAATGGTGGAAACACCAACTTTGGGATTGATTGGTTGGTGTTGTAGCTTTAATTTTTATGCTTTAATTTTTATGCTTTAGAAAATAGGCTGTGAATTTTATTGCTTTGGCTTTAATTGTTTTGCTGtagatttattttcaaaacacTAAATAAAAGCTGTAGAAAAATTGATTTAGAAAgctaacatattttattttctaattttttggctgtagctttaatttttagatCTAAAACTTGATTGCTCTAGAAAAATGGTATAGAAAGAAAAAGTGGCTGTCCAAAACACCTACAGCACTTACCAATCACCTCCTTTGTATCTTGTCTACCTACATTCATCCTGATTTTGAGTAAGCCATTCCTTTTTAATATCCTTGATTATTATGATCTACTCACCATAAATCGGAACTCCGACTTTTGCTTGAGTAATTTTGTTTGTAGAATTTGCAAACCTTAATTGTGGCTGAAACCATTAGTAAACCACAGATCACCTGATGTTACAAGAGTTTAAATTCTTTTGTAATTAGTTTATGATGATTTAGTGGTTGGATGATTCATCATGGAATTAAGATACtagaatttgatatttttttcatcGCAATATTTAATAATGGTTGGTCAAGATGAATGTTTGAAATGACAGAAAGATATCCCATATTCTGTAAACTAAAGGCTTTGATTGGTATATTTGCGGAATGG contains these protein-coding regions:
- the LOC108840532 gene encoding ribulose bisphosphate carboxylase small subunit 1B, chloroplastic-like; the protein is MASSMLSSATMVSSLAHATVVAPFIGLKSSASFPLTCKANNDITSITSNGGRVWPPVGKKKFETLSYLPDFTDVEIAKEVDYLIRNKWIPCIEFELEHGFVYREHGNIPGYYDGRYWTMWKLPLFGCTDSSQVLKEVQECKKGYPNAFIRIIGFDNNRQVQCVSFIAYKPLSVSDA